In Colwellia sp. PAMC 20917, a single genomic region encodes these proteins:
- a CDS encoding cation:proton antiporter family protein, which yields MDFIWILFAFGCGMAAKSFSLPPSIGYLFAGFLLNFLGFQADDSINTLANLGITLMLFTIGLKLNVKDLLKKEVWLGSLSHSVTWVLIGALLLKLFALAAISYFADLSFYTLGLIIFALSFSSTVCVVKLMEDHGEMRTRHGKLAVGILVIQDIVAVIFLVVATGKSPTLWALLLLSAFLIKPLINKLIDQVGHGELIPLTGFFLAFGAYELFELVSIKGDLGALLVGMYLASHSKASEINKSLMGFKDLFLIGFFLSIGFTALPTLEMLAMAGLLTLLIPVKFCLFFFLFTQFKLRGRTSYLTALALSNFSEFGLIIASLSTKNGWLTNDWLVILSLAVSLSFIITNITYNYAHQIFTRHKLFICKYERKSKLSEDNFIQPCDAPIVVIGMGRVGMGAYKALDSQATGQVWGLDADQGKIAWLNDNNVQAFCGDAENIDFWENIKIEKLELILLALPQIQDIKNITLQLRHANYQGQIAAIARFDDERQEIETFGVDKVFNFYTEAGVGFAEESLAMIKPNKQ from the coding sequence ATGGACTTTATTTGGATTCTATTTGCCTTCGGTTGTGGGATGGCGGCAAAGTCATTTTCATTACCACCATCAATTGGTTATTTATTTGCGGGATTTTTACTAAATTTTCTCGGTTTTCAAGCCGACGACAGTATCAATACATTAGCAAACCTAGGCATAACCTTAATGTTATTTACTATTGGCTTAAAACTTAATGTTAAAGACTTATTAAAAAAAGAAGTTTGGTTAGGTAGTTTGTCTCATAGTGTCACTTGGGTGTTAATAGGTGCTTTGCTGCTAAAATTATTCGCCCTTGCTGCTATTAGCTACTTTGCTGATTTGTCTTTCTACACCTTAGGTTTAATTATTTTTGCCTTGAGCTTTAGTAGTACGGTTTGTGTCGTTAAGCTGATGGAAGATCACGGCGAAATGCGCACGCGCCACGGTAAATTAGCCGTGGGAATTTTAGTGATACAAGATATTGTCGCGGTAATATTTTTAGTGGTGGCGACCGGTAAGTCTCCAACATTATGGGCTTTACTGTTGTTAAGCGCCTTTTTGATAAAGCCGTTAATCAATAAACTTATTGACCAAGTAGGCCACGGTGAGCTTATTCCGCTAACCGGGTTTTTCTTAGCCTTTGGTGCCTATGAACTTTTTGAGTTAGTGAGTATTAAAGGCGATTTAGGCGCCCTGCTCGTCGGGATGTATTTGGCTTCGCACAGTAAAGCCAGCGAAATTAATAAATCATTGATGGGCTTTAAAGATCTCTTTTTAATTGGTTTTTTCTTATCTATTGGCTTTACTGCATTACCCACATTAGAAATGCTTGCTATGGCAGGTCTACTAACTTTACTTATCCCTGTAAAATTTTGCTTGTTCTTTTTCTTATTCACACAATTTAAATTACGTGGCAGAACCTCTTACTTAACTGCACTAGCATTAAGCAATTTTAGTGAGTTTGGTTTGATCATCGCTTCGCTATCAACAAAAAATGGCTGGTTAACAAATGATTGGTTGGTCATTTTGTCCTTGGCCGTTTCCTTATCGTTTATTATTACTAATATCACTTATAACTATGCTCATCAGATTTTCACTCGGCATAAATTGTTTATTTGTAAATACGAAAGAAAAAGTAAACTCAGCGAAGATAACTTTATACAACCTTGTGATGCACCGATTGTTGTAATTGGTATGGGACGCGTTGGTATGGGCGCTTATAAAGCTTTAGACAGCCAGGCTACGGGTCAAGTATGGGGATTAGATGCCGACCAAGGTAAAATCGCTTGGTTAAATGACAATAACGTACAAGCATTTTGTGGTGACGCTGAGAATATCGATTTTTGGGAAAATATAAAAATAGAGAAACTAGAGTTAATCTTGCTCGCTCTGCCACAAATTCAAGATATTAAAAATATAACCTTACAATTAAGACATGCAAATTATCAGGGTCAAATAGCGGCTATTGCTCGGTTTGATGATGAGCGCCAAGAGATTGAAACCTTTGGCGTAGATAAAGTGTTTAACTTCTATACTGAGGCTGGCGTTGGTTTTGCTGAGGAAAGCTTAGCGATGATCAAACCGAATAAGCAGTAA
- a CDS encoding arylesterase, whose product MNKHPIYILFLSLIALISISFSTLANPSARHSILLLGDSVSASYGMKQNQGWVHLLNTQLTTQKSPYKITNASISGETTTGGLSRLPGILAKEKVDHLVIELGGNDGLRGYSPKKIKNNLLQMIKLAQDKKIPVTLYQIKITPNYGPRYNKMFEQVFIDVAAETNINLLPFFVEPLVTDASLMQKDGIHPNVKAQPIIAEFVASQFTEIMEK is encoded by the coding sequence ATGAATAAACATCCCATTTATATTTTGTTTTTAAGCTTAATAGCTTTAATTTCTATATCTTTTTCGACATTGGCTAACCCTTCAGCCAGGCATTCTATTTTACTACTAGGTGATAGTGTTAGTGCAAGCTATGGAATGAAACAAAACCAAGGCTGGGTTCACCTGCTAAATACACAATTAACTACGCAAAAAAGTCCTTATAAGATCACTAATGCTAGCATTAGTGGTGAGACTACAACAGGCGGTTTATCAAGGTTACCGGGAATATTAGCCAAAGAAAAGGTTGACCATTTAGTGATAGAACTTGGTGGTAATGATGGCCTTAGAGGCTACTCCCCAAAGAAAATTAAAAATAATTTGTTACAAATGATAAAGCTCGCTCAAGATAAAAAAATTCCAGTGACACTCTATCAAATCAAAATCACCCCAAATTATGGGCCTCGTTATAATAAGATGTTCGAACAAGTATTTATTGATGTTGCCGCTGAAACTAACATTAACTTGTTACCGTTTTTTGTTGAGCCATTAGTCACCGACGCCAGTTTAATGCAAAAAGATGGCATTCACCCCAATGTTAAAGCTCAGCCAATTATTGCTGAGTTTGTCGCTAGTCAGTTTACAGAAATAATGGAAAAATAA